The following are from one region of the Streptomyces decoyicus genome:
- a CDS encoding crotonase/enoyl-CoA hydratase family protein, protein MPSTPDATPDRTRPADPTPAVRTERIGTSLLITLDRPRARNAVNAAVAAGLARALDELAADPALRAGVLTGAGGTFSAGMDLKAALAGESPEIPGRGFGGLTETVTPKPLIAAVEGWAMGGGFELALACDLIVAADEARFGLPEVKRGLVAAGGGVIRLPKRIPYHLAMELLLTGEPLSGERAGLLGIANRVVPAGETVGTALELAAQLAANAPLALAAVKKIAHAADGTPEPAAFAAQRRETAALAASADVREGMTAFAERRAPVWQGK, encoded by the coding sequence ATGCCCAGCACACCGGACGCCACCCCCGACCGCACCCGTCCCGCGGACCCCACCCCCGCCGTACGCACCGAGAGGATCGGCACCTCCCTCCTCATCACCCTCGACCGGCCCCGCGCCCGTAACGCGGTCAACGCGGCCGTGGCCGCCGGACTCGCCCGCGCCCTCGACGAGTTGGCGGCCGACCCCGCACTGCGGGCCGGTGTCCTCACCGGCGCGGGGGGCACCTTCAGCGCCGGTATGGACCTCAAGGCCGCGCTGGCCGGTGAATCGCCCGAGATCCCGGGCCGCGGCTTCGGCGGACTGACCGAGACCGTGACGCCCAAGCCGCTGATCGCCGCGGTCGAGGGCTGGGCCATGGGCGGCGGTTTCGAACTCGCCCTGGCCTGCGACCTCATCGTCGCCGCCGACGAGGCCCGGTTCGGTCTGCCGGAGGTCAAGCGCGGCCTCGTCGCGGCCGGCGGCGGGGTGATCCGGCTGCCCAAGCGGATCCCCTACCACCTGGCCATGGAGCTGCTGCTGACCGGAGAGCCGCTCTCCGGCGAGCGGGCCGGTCTGCTCGGGATCGCCAACCGGGTCGTCCCGGCCGGTGAAACGGTCGGCACGGCACTGGAGTTGGCCGCACAGCTCGCGGCGAACGCCCCGCTCGCCCTCGCCGCCGTGAAGAAGATCGCCCACGCCGCCGACGGCACACCCGAGCCGGCCGCGTTCGCCGCCCAGCGCAGGGAGACGGCCGCACTCGCCGCATCGGCCGACGTACGGGAAGGCATGACGGCCTTCGCCGAGCGCCGCGCCCCCGTCTGGCAGGGCAAGTAG
- a CDS encoding CaiB/BaiF CoA transferase family protein, with protein MDATTESANGPLDGVRVIDLSTVVMGPYAAQILGDLGADVIKIESPSDTVRSGRYRTTPGMTPLNLNVNRNKRSVSLNLKDEADHERALALIGTADVLITNMRPGALARLGLTYADLAERHPGLVYAHAQGFRSDSDRAGHAAYDETVQASSGLVDVAHRALGRPVYLPTIIGDKVAALTIVYAVLAALVHRDRTGSGQHIEVPMTDTLLAFNLVEHLSGHVYEPAEGATGFPLSMKRGHRAVPTADGLACVVPYNPQNFRDFFAAAGRPDLAEDPRVTGPAIDDDDVDPLMELVARCAPSLTTQEWEEVCAKHSIPMAPVLELDRAAEDPYVRDGHLLDVVEHPSEGPIRSVGIPVRYSATPGSVRRLAPLPGQHTDEVLDELAAARR; from the coding sequence ATGGACGCCACGACCGAAAGCGCCAACGGCCCGCTGGACGGCGTACGGGTGATCGATCTGTCCACGGTGGTGATGGGCCCCTACGCCGCCCAGATCCTCGGAGACCTCGGCGCCGACGTCATCAAGATCGAGTCGCCGTCGGACACCGTACGGTCGGGCCGGTACCGGACCACGCCCGGTATGACACCGCTCAACCTGAACGTCAACCGCAACAAGCGCAGCGTCTCGCTGAACCTCAAGGACGAGGCCGACCACGAGCGCGCACTGGCGCTCATCGGCACCGCCGACGTCCTGATCACCAATATGCGCCCCGGTGCCCTGGCCCGGCTCGGCCTGACCTACGCCGACCTCGCCGAGCGCCACCCCGGCCTGGTCTACGCCCACGCCCAGGGCTTCCGCAGCGACTCCGACCGCGCGGGCCACGCCGCCTACGACGAAACGGTGCAGGCGTCCTCCGGTCTGGTGGACGTGGCCCACCGCGCGCTGGGCCGCCCCGTCTACCTGCCGACGATCATCGGCGACAAGGTCGCCGCGCTGACCATCGTCTACGCGGTGCTCGCCGCGCTGGTGCACCGCGACCGCACGGGCAGCGGCCAGCACATCGAGGTCCCCATGACGGACACCCTCCTCGCCTTCAACCTCGTGGAGCATCTGTCCGGTCATGTCTACGAGCCGGCCGAGGGCGCCACCGGATTCCCCCTGTCGATGAAGCGCGGCCACCGGGCCGTGCCCACGGCCGACGGGCTCGCCTGCGTCGTGCCGTACAACCCGCAGAACTTCCGTGACTTCTTCGCCGCCGCCGGCCGTCCCGACCTCGCCGAGGACCCGCGGGTGACGGGCCCGGCCATCGACGACGACGACGTCGACCCGCTCATGGAGCTGGTGGCCCGGTGCGCGCCGAGCCTGACCACCCAGGAGTGGGAAGAGGTCTGCGCCAAGCACAGCATCCCCATGGCGCCGGTGCTGGAGCTGGACCGGGCGGCCGAGGACCCCTACGTCCGCGACGGTCACCTCCTCGACGTGGTCGAGCACCCGAGCGAGGGCCCGATCCGTTCGGTCGGCATTCCCGTGCGCTACTCCGCCACGCCGGGCTCGGTCCGGCGGCTCGCCCCGCTGCCCGGCCAGCACACCGACGAAGTCCTCGACGAGCTCGCCGCCGCCCGGCGGTGA